One Chaetodon auriga isolate fChaAug3 chromosome 11, fChaAug3.hap1, whole genome shotgun sequence genomic window, CCGATTCTCATTCTGATCACAGCACAAGTGTTTCTCTGGctttataaaaacacacacacatacagggacTCATAAAACACTTGAGGAAAAACAGCTATTCTAGTCACAATGAGAAGTATGTGAGAAATGTCTGTGATGGGATGGATGTGGGTGAGACCCATTCAGTCCGGAATGCAACACTGGGCCGACTGGGTTAATTAGTTTTGACTGGTAGTTCTCAGCAGTGGGTCGTATCCTCGAAGCGGGACGTCAGTTTCCACTTGCTATCATCTAGTCTCGACTAAGTAGGTTTCAATTACTGGAACGGATCTGCGATTTCAaatttcaaactaaaacatCCAAATCATGTCATCTGCATGGTGCCTCAGTAAATAATGCGATCATATTGCTTGTGCTCTGCTTTGCAAATGCATCCTAACACTAAGAGGATGCCTTTGGGGAAACAAAGCCCTCGTCACTCTGTGAGATTTTCAATCCATACTGTGCAGCAGCCAAGaggtaaaacaacaaaacctcACAACCGCGGCATTAGGTGCTCTGTCTTGTTTGCTGCAGTGCGAGGGCGCAGCTGAACCGAGCCCGGCCGGTTCCACGCCTCTGAATCGCCACCCGCTTCTGATGTTTTTAGTGATTCACACAGGCGTGCTGTCATACTCATTGACAGCTTTTTAATCCCCAGACTGATTGACCAATCAGAGTTTAGAGGGCATTAAATGGACTAAAATTGGGGACATCATTCTCTGACATAActtagagaaaaaaaaggcatcaCAGACATGGCACTGGGTGTGGATGACATCAGCGCAGCTCTGCTCCTACAAACTGCTACCACACCTTCAGAGCCAACTGGAAATGACATGAGCAGGACAGATATGTGGCTTGCAACAGACTGGGGCAAAACAAAAGACCACTCCCCCCTTCCCTACAGGAAATCAGCTGACATTAACACGTCAGGCAGAATTCTGTGAAACAAAGCGTAAATTCATTCGTCTAAGTCGGCCCTTCACAACCTGACCAAACCCAACCGGCCCTGCCATATCTGAGACCCAATGAAATAttagagcagaggaaaaaagctCTGATCTCCCGCATTGAAAAAAAGCGCCAGCAGCGATGGTTTTTGTAGTCGATCAGACAGCAGAGCGGGCCGAAGCGTAGAGGCCCTTCTCCCACAGTGTGTAGGTACACTGGCAgggtggagctgctctgtggttgACACGGTAGCTTACCGCAGCCCCACGCTGTCTACATGACGCAGAGAGGGGTAAACAAGCGCAGAGAGGCGCAGGAATGCACACCCATGTCCATGTACCAacctccctgcctgcctgcctttcCTTGGATCTGCTGcgtctctgctgtgctttgatAAACAATCACGAGGAAAACCCTGCAGGACATTACGACACCTTTCCAGTGAAGTCAGGCCCGGCCAGGATGACCACTTTAACAATGCTCTCTCTCAGCGCAACACTGGGAAAACAGACTCCACGCATGAGAAAGCAACATGCTCTGCTCATTATTTACCCCTCCCACCAATCTTTCCATTGTTAAGATGGGAGGATGGGGGAGCATGAAACCCCTACACCCAACCTGACAGGGCCTCATCTGGGAGAGTGGATCCAGAGTTTTTACAATAGACACGTGACCTGTGCTACAAAAATATTGGCTTAGAAGGCCTTAACGGGTGTGAGGAGAGATTTCTTAACATTGTTTTCACGATTTAATAAATTCTCTATACTTCTCAGGAGGTGAAACGCtcatttattttagtttgaaTCTGCATTAAACCGTTTCGAAAAAACTGCCTCTGTGTATCGGGGTTGCTTAGAAACACTGATTCGATCTTCCGGCTATGACTCAGTCGTGGCATGTCTAAGTCCACAATCGCACACGAAATAAAGGTCCAGGTCTGATTTCTGAATTCTGCTTTGTGGCGATCATGTCACTGAGGAAACAcgcaaaccacaaacacactcaatCACTCAACATTTAAGCTCACAGCATGTTCAGTCAACAAAGACGCGAGTCACATGCCACTATCACTGCATCCACTGATTCCAATCAGCTGAGAGCGAACAGGTGAAGAAGCGGAAGAAAGGGCAAAGGAAAATGCAATTTGCAAGTGTGACCAGACGAGTTCACATCtggtccacacacacgcacacacacagaaacaaacaaacaaaaattcGGTGAGATTTTGCAGGTAAGGCTCATTATGTTAATTATTCATTTCTATTTCAAACAGAAGGTGATGATCCATACTGGATTGGTTCAGAGATTGGCAAatagagcaaaagaaaaacaaatgtaccCACAGATGAAATATGCCCAtgaagccaaaacaaaaaacaaaacaaaaaacaacccaAATACTGTAAGCATGGACGTATGAATATTCCTAACCTGCAAAATGATTCCTCCATATAATATCAGCGATAGTCATTGGTGGGCCACCGGCAGGGTGTGGTTTACCTTTGTCATGGTCAGTCCTTATCATATCCATTAAGGAATTCTCCAAAGAGTGCAAGCTAAAAGCATCAAAGGGCCGATTCCGGTCCTGCAACACAGTAAAACAGGAAGAGGGTTAGCAGATCACAGGCAGCAACTCGCATGCACCAACAGCTCCTATTTTTGGTAAAAAAGCAGCACAGGATGGGATGCATTCGTAACTCATCTACGCTAATGTAAGATAAGAAATTGGGACTTGATGTTAttgggggggagggggcagaATGTATGTGTCAGCCCTGGGGGTGATGGTGAATACAGCTGATACTGAAAAGGAGATATGAATCCTTGTCAGAGGCTTCTTAAGCCTTTTCACAtcacaaagctgcagtgaaagcACGGACACGATTCTGCCCGGAGGATCTGTTTGGATTTATGTCATTTAGTGCAAACTGTCAAGTGTGAGGGTGGAAAGAGAGCGGCAAATGTAATCTGTGATCGAAACAGTTACTCTTTGTGCTCCCTTGTAGTTGATGAAGCACTCCTCACTTTGCTTGTGACCCTCTGGACGTTCAGTCCATGGAATCTTTCATTTTTCGACTGATCGAACAGTTTGATAATCAATCGTTTGAATACGTTTTATAAACGAAAGttctctggtttcagctgtTCAGATGTAAATATTAGTTGGTTTTCATATACCTATTTGAAGGTTAACTGAAAATCTTTGGCTTTCTTTGGCTATGTCTCCGGGAACTTGAGATGAACACACTGTCTTCTGATATTCAATAGACCAAACGATTCATCGAGTAAGGAAGAAAATACTTGGCAGATCAACCACTGATCAAAAATAATCGTCAGTGGATATTAGCCCTAGATTATTGTAAAACAATCTGTCAACACTACATAAACTCTGTTAATAAGAGCTGAGTGACAGCGTCAAGCTCGAGCATTGTATTCTATTGTTTCAGTACGAGTGCAAACAGTGAAAGTACAGATGCCAATATAACCTTACAATGATGCATATCAATAACTACAAACATATATGCAAGTGTTTCTGCAAAACCTGTTCAGAAGAAGCCAAAGGTCTCAAGTGCTGCCTAAGTAACTGAAGCCATACAAGATCTTGGAGAacattttgatttaaatcaTGAAACACTTGATCAAAGAGTAACTGAGGATTATGTGAAGACGTTATGAAACATTTTGATGCTATCTGGACCCTATCTGTCAATTCATCTGGACAGGAACTCAAGGTGCTCTGTGATGTTTAAGCTATTCACCCGATGATTTCCAAAAAAGAACTGGACCATCAATACTGCACCAAACACCTCAAGATTAAACCGCTCAGTGCTGATGAAACGCTCAGACGCCcgctgtgtgtgagtggattTATGAGAATGGCATGCGTGCCAAAGGTAAAGCCTGAGAGCGCGCCTAACCGGAGCTGGAGGCTGTAGCCTTGGCAGCTGTGTCCTGTGTCCGCTGCCCAAGCCGGGGCCACATTGTTTGCACACCACAGCTATTGTTGCCCATTCGGCTGAGCATTCAAAAGTGTTATTCCCTTCACTCTGGACCCGACAGCGCCACGTAGATAAAAATCTGCCCACTTGGTACAAACGGTAAACACTTGAAACGCTGAGCTTTTAgttttctccccctcccctcctctctgacacatgTGGATGAGCACAgtgaggggtgggggttggagAGCTCGGCGCAGTCCGACGACCTAAAGAGATCATACGTACATACGCAAAAGCCTCAAAGGCTTTACTGTTCGACACAAACTGAGCATGTGGAACGCAGGTTGAAGTTTGACCTCTCTTCACTACACTGCAGCTCATCTTTCCTCAtgacacataaaaaagacataagAGAATGCTGAGGGAGATCATGGTCAGAAACAGGCCAAGCCGGTAAGACATGGCCGAGTACCTGCTTTTAATGAAGAACATCTGCTCAGTGAGGTGAAGGGTCGCCAGGTTCAGAAGCAGATGGGGAATTTATCATTATAGTTTTCTTACTTTATCAAGTGTAAAAAGTGCAAGCAGCAGTGAATTCATTTTATGTTTCGCATTCATGCTCAGCTTCAGTGCCGCTCAACCGACCAATCggcaggaagagaaaacaatcTAAGGGGCATAGAGTGACAATGTAGGTATATCCTGTCTGATTTGATAGACTAAATGATGAATCAActaatcatgaaaataatcagcagattcatcgataatgaaaataataaacaaatcaTTGCCTttgaatttgaatatttttctttggctttttttcttttgcttgatGAATGACTTTTACAATTTTGATCATTTTCCGTCCATGTCTGTCAATTTATCGACTGATCATTTCAGCACAAATATGAACAAGGCGCGAGCCAGCGTGCCCTCTGCTCCCTGGCACATCCAGCAGTTGGCTGTGCCTTTGGATCCTAACCTAAATATAGCTTATTTAAACACATATGGGGTTTAATCCCTCTTATCTGAAAGCTAAGATGAGACAAAAGCATTGGATAAATAGAATGGTGAgttcaggaggaaaaaaaaaaagaagcaaaaatgaCATAAGAAACAAGCTAAACAAGATTGAATACCTCAGGGAAATCTCACTGGTTACACCCTCAAACACGTCGAACCTCCTGCCGTCTCACATGACCATCAGGCGACATCTGACTGTGAGACACCACCTGTCAGTCTACCTACCAACCTCCAACATCTTGATCTTGATACGATGTGATTACGATCACAGAGGACCACACAAGCCACTAACATCATTTCAAATCACGGTATCTCCCGAGAATCTCATGTGACTTTGTGTCTCAAGCCTCACGCTGACATGTTAAGTTGAATTCCGCACATTCCTCCACCTTTTGgtggcagccagcagcaggcgGGTGCGAGCGCATATCAGAGCGCACGGGACTCGTCGTTTCATCCTGCGCTTCATCTGTGCTGCTTGAAGAATACTGAGGGAGATCAACAGAATGACAACAAGCACACCTGTCACCAGCTGCCCACATGACAGCGCGGAACCGGTGTGCGGAGTCCTGCCTGCTGCTCGGCTCAGGAATTTGCCTGAGTTTCACATCGGTAAACAGCACAGTTGACATGTGGCACTCTGACCTTGCATCCTGGTGATAACTCCTCACCAATTATGGGTGTAATTGCTAAACAGCTAAGTGTGAGCTCCAGCCAGGATTGCATCACTGAGGTACTCATAAGCCCTTAAAAATACCCCCTCTCTGTTAAACTGATATTAATCAATAGCAGAAAATGCTTGCATGCATACAAAAGCAACACCTGACCACAGTACAGTacttcatctctgctgtttgcCTGAGTTTCACTTCAGTAAACAGAGCACTCCACACAGCATGACATGTGGCCCCCTGACCTTGTCTCCTGGCGATAACTGGAGTTGTAATTTGGCCAAGTCAAGAGAAAAAAGATATAGGCCCTCAACAGAGGAAACTGTGTAATAAAGCCTAGGGAGgcctgactgacacacacaatcattATCCCCTCAAAAGGCTATACGTTTCAAGCCGGTTGGAATTTCAGCCTGCGCCGGGCCGTGTGCCGTCTGCACATGCAGTCCTCTCAGTAACAGGTTAAAATTTTGGCTGGCTCCATTCTCCTGAGTCATTGCTTTGATCGGTTGAACAAGTACTCCTTTTTAAGTCAGCCCATGACTTAAGGGGGAGAAAGGCTGGCTTATTTTTGATGTCGACTTGTTTGTCGGGCAGCATGGCTAAACATAGGGGTAACACATGACGATCCGTGTGAGAAAGCCATGGGACTGTTCATGTTTGAATACTCTGCAATCAGACAGGTCAGTCAAGGCAGGATGCGAAGTGAAATGAGTTCAAACCGGTTTGGAATGGACTCTCTGGTGTCCACTGTGCTGGTGAACAGAGATGAGTCCTATGGAGTCTTATGTATGACCCCAAAGACAGCTAACAGTGCTGTAGGTCACCCTCTCACCCTTCAGTGAGAGGCATTGACTGATAAAGGCAGAAATGGAGGAGGACATTGGGACTGGATGGGGAAACGGCAATGTTTACTCTGTTACGTTCACTAACAAATGTTTGTTACACATTGTGATATAACCTTACAGCCTAGAGCTGTTATTTAACTTAAAGCTACTTTGCTTGTTAGCTGACAGTTAGCTTTTCTTGACATAAAACCTGAATACAGATTGCTTTCATTATCATGCAGGAGTCTCACAGGAGAACCACAAACATTTAGAAATGTCAGCACTTATTTGATGTCAAATATTTTGCGGAAAATCGCAATAACATGTGCATTGAGGCTTCTTCTCAGTGTAAATTGACCTGCGCTCCGCTTCCGCCTTGCTACCCCGCCCACTATCCGATCACAAGCCAATCCAATGCGACTACGGATGTTGCCTTTAAATACTGTCAGAAATCTTTCATATAAGGTAAAGCGCATATAAACTACCATCGATGTTGAAAACAGCGACAGAAATATAAAGAATTTTGTTCGAGATAATGACATGAGAGGAACTGAACCGTGTTAAAATGgtaatactactaataataacaacaacgacaataatagtaatacatatgtgtattattatttgctttttaataatGAGCATACATATATTCATTTAATAGAATGTATTGTAGGCTATTTCATAAAAGGTatcacagaaaacaagaaatcttTCCTGATTTTTTGTAGTGAACTGGCAATCAAGTAAGCGTACACGtgacatttcagtctgactttgCAAGCGTACGAGGTGAACCTGAATGCGTCATGTGTCCTTTAAACCTCATGGAGAGTGAGCTGGCAAAGGAAAATTAACCATTTAACGCGATAAACTGTGCCCAGCGACTATTTCTGTGACGGACTCGGTTGTGTTAGGCTTTGATTTTCAAAAATTAGCTATGATCGATGATTAATGTTCAAAAGGCTCGCTGTCTCATTCGATTCAGTTTAACTCCACAACATAATCTGCCAGCATACAAGCCACATAAAAATATTACTGTTACCGGCAAAATCCGATTGTCATTTGTCAGTTCAACTAAGCCACATAAATCAAAGCTTCGGCATATCACACAtctaaaataaatgtcttttataCCGATTCATCTAAATCAAGTCATAATTATGCCTCTGCGATTACGACCTGATTGGTAACCTATGATCACTGTGagacaaacatcagctgtggGAAAATAGTCGTCAAGGGTATGATTCATGCGACAATAATACCTCTTGATTGCAAATTTATCAGACTATGGAATAAATAATCAACCACTAGAATATACGGACTTATAGGTAATGAATCCGTGGTAATGATGAGTTCAGGGTGACCTTATCCTGGGCTAGCcttgttgtatttttagctCGGGCGCTGGTGGTTTTGCTTGGATATTAATATAAAATACATCGGAAACATTCATTCTATCGGTCTATGTTTTTGAGAGGTCGACCACCAGGGTAAAACTGACAACATGTCACAGTGGTCAACATTTCAAACCCAGGCTGAAGCGATAGAGGTAGGCCTTGGCCCGCTCTTACTGGAAATGTATTTACCTGGAAAGGCAgtatgttgttgctgttgtcagtCCTGAAGGCGCTGTCCTCCATCCAGGGCTTGGGGGTGAGGGGACCGGGTCTCGGGAATTTTGGGGGTGCTATGACATTGCTGGTATAGGGCTTTTTCATAGGGGAGATGGGGTTCAGGGGTGATGGCACCCCGACGCCGACTCCGACCCCGACCCCTACCCCGACGCCCACCGCTCTGCGCGGgtccctgcctgcctgcagccCGCTCCAGGGGTTGGAGGCTGTGCTCCACGCGGCGTTTTGGTGATTATTCCAAGCGGACGATGGAGCAGACGGCGACGACGACGATGACCCCTTGCTGTTATTCATGATGGTCTGATAAGCGTTTCTCTGAGGGAAGGGGCCTTGGCTGGGACTGACAGGGGATCTCCTCtgctggggctgctgctgctgctgctgttgttgttgctgctgctgctgctgctgctgggcttGCTGTTGATGCTGTTGGGACTGAGGAGCCAGACCGATCTGCGGGGAGAAATTGCCCCCGAAGACCGGGTTGACGTGGTGGGGGAAGTTCTGGAAAAGCATCGTCCCGTTCACCGAGGGTATTCCCTGGAAAAAGCTATCGTCCACGGCGTTTGTGGTTCCTGTGGACCAAGTGCTCCCGAACGacgaggaaggagaggaaagggggcCGCCGGTCTCCTGCGGCTGGTGGTGGAAGCTCAACCCGGGCAGGATCGGCGACTCCATCGGCACTTtgtccttgctgctgctgctcagcgcTGAAGCCGCTTGGTTGCTCCCGGTCGACGGGCTCTCCGACTCCGATGAAGAAGAAGTGGGCTCCGATGACGGGGTcggggtggagggaggagggtctACTTGCGTCGGATCTTGCTGATGGTGAGgctgggctttgtttttgtccatcaGTAAATCATCCTGCATGGTTTGCTGAGCTGCAACGAGGGGAAACAGAGACGAggagttattattattattgtcgtAATTTAGGAGATCACACACCGGGCTCGCCGGGCTGCTGTAGTATCTGATGAACTGGGACAACTCCGACAGGGATATGATGTTGGAGGGACCAGGCAACTGCAAAGCGAATGCGTGATCACCCATTTAGccgaaaagaagaagaggaaaaacacacttcCCAAAACTACACCAGAATGATTCATAAATCCCACAAATTATACACGGGGCATATATGGCTGCACATAATCACCAGATTTCGCCACGTCTCGTTTTTCCTTCCACGCAGGAACTCCGGAGCTGCAATGTGAAActgattcagtgtgtgtttttttgcccAAGGACCTCCCCTATATTCATTTACATACGTCAGTAAATACAGCTGTCCTTTAACAAGGTTAAAAGACAGTTCCTGACCCAGGCACGTCGACGCACACGACCGCAGCGCTTCTCCAAACTGAGAGGACTTCCACCAAAAGGCACACTTCGCCCTTTTTTATGCAGCAGAAAGTGACGCACCTGAACCACTTTATTATACCGCAAAGATCTCGCATGTACGCTCCTCCAACAGTCAGTCGATAGAT contains:
- the cpeb3 gene encoding cytoplasmic polyadenylation element-binding protein 3 isoform X4 codes for the protein MGDHAFALQLPGPSNIISLSELSQFIRYYSSPASPVCDLLNYDNNNNNSSSLFPLVAAQQTMQDDLLMDKNKAQPHHQQDPTQVDPPPSTPTPSSEPTSSSSESESPSTGSNQAASALSSSSKDKVPMESPILPGLSFHHQPQETGGPLSSPSSSFGSTWSTGTTNAVDDSFFQGIPSVNGTMLFQNFPHHVNPVFGGNFSPQIGLAPQSQQHQQQAQQQQQQQQQQQQQQQQPQQRRSPVSPSQGPFPQRNAYQTIMNNSKGSSSSSPSAPSSAWNNHQNAAWSTASNPWSGLQAGRDPRRAVGVGVGVGVGVGVGVPSPLNPISPMKKPYTSNVIAPPKFPRPGPLTPKPWMEDSAFRTDNSNNILPFQDRNRPFDAFSLHSLENSLMDMIRTDHDKGRMGLNFHHPGADHIMPLNSRSCLFPFEDGFLDDGHGDPSLTPGLNSPTRCQNGERMERYSRKVFVGGLPPDIDEDEITNSFRRYGHLVVDWPHKAESKSYFPPKGYAFLLFQEETSVQALIDACIEEDGKLYLCVSSPTIKDKPVQIRPWNLSDSDFVMDGSQPLDPRKTIFVGGVPRPLRAVELAMIMDRLYGGVCYAGIDTDPELKYPKGAGRVAFSNQQSYIAAISARFVQLQHNDIDKRVEVKPYVLDDQMCDECQGARCGGKFAPFFCANVTCLQYYCEYCWASIHSRAGREFHKPLVKEGGDRPRHVSFRWS
- the cpeb3 gene encoding cytoplasmic polyadenylation element-binding protein 3 isoform X3; its protein translation is MGDHAFALQLPGPSNIISLSELSQFIRYYSSPASPVCDLLNYDNNNNNSSSLFPLVAAQQTMQDDLLMDKNKAQPHHQQDPTQVDPPPSTPTPSSEPTSSSSESESPSTGSNQAASALSSSSKDKVPMESPILPGLSFHHQPQETGGPLSSPSSSFGSTWSTGTTNAVDDSFFQGIPSVNGTMLFQNFPHHVNPVFGGNFSPQIGLAPQSQQHQQQAQQQQQQQQQQQQQQQQPQQRRSPVSPSQGPFPQRNAYQTIMNNSKGSSSSSPSAPSSAWNNHQNAAWSTASNPWSGLQAGRDPRRAVGVGVGVGVGVGVGVPSPLNPISPMKKPYTSNVIAPPKFPRPGPLTPKPWMEDSAFRTDNSNNILPFQDRNRPFDAFSLHSLENSLMDMIRTDHDKGRMGLNFHHPGADHIMPLNTRSYGRRRGRSCLFPFEDGFLDDGHGDPSLTPGLNSPTRCQNGERMERYSRKVFVGGLPPDIDEDEITNSFRRYGHLVVDWPHKAESKSYFPPKGYAFLLFQEETSVQALIDACIEEDGKLYLCVSSPTIKDKPVQIRPWNLSDSDFVMDGSQPLDPRKTIFVGGVPRPLRAVELAMIMDRLYGGVCYAGIDTDPELKYPKGAGRVAFSNQQSYIAAISARFVQLQHNDIDKRVEVKPYVLDDQMCDECQGARCGGKFAPFFCANVTCLQYYCEYCWASIHSRAGREFHKPLVKEGGDRPRHVSFRWS